Below is a window of Impatiens glandulifera chromosome 2, dImpGla2.1, whole genome shotgun sequence DNA.
aaattatatggattatccctaatcattaattataaatatataaataaatttatagaatttatagaatatatattttacaaaataatttgaaagattaaaagTAATTGAAACCTTCTAACTACTTaaatacttttaacacttaaattattttttaaaatatatattatataaatattatatataaattagttaaagataatatatataaattatatatatatatagataaaaataaacaatatatatattatttatttattatataaaagatttaataattatataaaatttaataataatatatatataatattatatataagcgatttaataattatatatataaatataaaatataagattaaatataatatataaaaaaataatattttaaacttaaacctatatatataaatataaaatataagattaaatataatatataaaaaaataatattttaaacttaaacctatatatataaatataaaatataagattaaagataatatataaaaaaaataatattttaaacttaaatagttatgtttaactaaaaagttgacaGAAGGGCCACTGGaactttataaaagttgaaggggcgatttgtttcaaaaattagtttgagggTCAAAAGTGAGCAATCGAGATAGTTCGAGGGCCACCCAGATAATTTGCCCATAATAATATGATGAATTATCTCGTAGAGTTGTAGACGGcaaaaagaataagaaagaaCATAATGAGACTCCCTTTCCTTTCTTTATTTGAACTCGAGGGGAATGTTGCAATCAGTAGGGATTTCATCGATCCTCCCTTCTTGAAAGGTTGAAATTCTTTTTCCTTCCACAGGAACCAAGAAATTGGATCTAACCATAAGAAGAATTAACCATAAGAAGAATGTTTTATATACATAGAAATATATAAGAAGTAAGACCCATACTTAGATAATCTAAAGATATATTTATGAAACACAAGAAGTATTCAATCCTCTTAAGCCAAGTGGTTAGTAAGTAGTTTTCTCCTAATATTTCCTTCCCCATTTCCTTTTTCTGAGTCGGGCAAAGCCTGTAGCTCAGAGGATTAGAGCATGTGACTAGTATCGGAGGTTGAATCCCTCCTCGCCCAGAACCAGTCGGAAAGACCATTGACACAACATGAATCACATGATTATTGAAACCTAACCCAAGTCCGTATCTGAGCCCACAAATTCAACAATGTTTAACAAacatttttgatatataattaaatgaattatacatttatatatggATGGATACATATATTCTTCTAAATTTGACAAGgataaacacttgaaacaataGGTCAATTTGATAAGAATCCGATTTCTCTATTAAATTTagattgatcttcttcttcttcttcttcattcaatTGGGTTTTCGAACTAACACCTTTCTTGTATAAGCCCTTACTTCTATCAAGAAACCCTTTCTGCATCAACCTCGCATACTTCTCCCTAACATCAACCATCGGATGTTTATCAACAGCCTCTCCACAATCATAACCTTCCCTAAGTACAACCGTCTGCGTACCACCTTTTCGCGATATATAAAATATACCAGGATGACGCTCAAACACCTTCGTAAATTTAAAAGGCAATGACAAAGGTTTCCGTAGATTACTCACATTCTTCCGTTGCGTTTGTTTACTCAATGTAAGATGAAGAAGCTCGTGGAAAACACCCACATTCCTCTTCTCCGATATATCTGTCCTCGGATCAAGATGAGAACTGTCCACATAAGGCGAGGTATAATCGAGTCTCTGCCATTCATCTAACCACGCCATACACTTCCTCTTCAAACCAAAACCCCTAGTGAACTTAACAGGGAAAGATAACCCTTCTGTTTTCTCAAATTCCGAGATTGCTAGTTTATCATCCCATAACAGAAGTCGCAGGCCAACCCGATCATCGGGTAGATTAATAAACGATAGAAGTTGTGGATGGAGAGGAATGAATGAATCTTTATAATCATATGGTAAGCCTATATCCCATCTAAGTTGGTTAATTGTTTGTAAGGGAAGGGTTCTTTCCTTTGTAAGCATAAGAAGCTTAACTAATCTATGGAGGATGTCATCTTTAGATTGTTGAAAAATGTTGAGTTCTTCTTGGTGGAGATCAATGGCGGATTGGGTAAGTTGAAACCATGGAACAGGGGTACCTGCAGAGTCGGGGAGATGAAATTCGTTGAAGATGGATGGGTATCTTCTGATAAAGGAGGAGACTTTGAGATCGTAAGGAAGATCGAGAAGTCCTCTGTGTCGAGTTAAGTGATAGATTGGGGCGTGTTTATTGAGATAGGAAGATAGGATGGAAATCAAAGTGGAAGTAGCCATAAGGTCTTTTTCATTGGAAACGACGGAATCGAGTATAGTGTCTTTTACCCACTTTAGTTTGACATTGACGAGATTAAGCTTTTGCTGGTAATTGTAAGGACGAAGAATGTGAAGGAAATTAAAGAATCGAGATCTATCCACCAATGTAGCCATAATTAAATCAAAAGATATCTCGATTGAATGAATTGAtagaattgaatttgaatttgaatttaccTGTAGTAGTAGTAGTGAGCTCAGCCTCGTTAAAACCCTAACAACAAATtgtaaagaagaagaagttcagGGCGGCGCGTGAAAGAACTATCAGACCTAACTTCTAacaaagagagagaagaagaattctaaaatttctttttaaatatttctacaATTATTCTAGTAAAGTCCCTGAACTTTAACCATTCTCACAATTTATACCCAAActtgcttttttttttgtagggtGCATTTTTACAAATCTATTGACTTCTAAATATCACAGCATCTAGTCacttgtatatataaataattgtttatattaatatgaaattttctttatattaatatgaaattGAGTGTATGAACTTATTAAGAACTTTTGGTTTAACGATAATTAAATATCCCTTCTTACACTTTTTATcgaataaataactaattaagtaaaatactaaaattttctatattttaaaatatatattatttttatcattatatattaacatattttaattgtaAAGAATAAagtgtaaatattatttatttaacgaaacaactttaatattatatatatatatgatatatgatatCCTTTGGTATTACATCTCTTAAATGGTCagttttatctaatttattatcttaaatttttgtAAGAAAAGGAGAGTATATACTATATAACCACCGATCACAGCATTAACTCTATCTTGCCAAGTGAAGTCAAAATTTGGAACCAAACAATTAAGCTATTATGTTTCAAAGATCAGACTATGTAAAAACCCATCCAGATTAATTGGTAAGAACAAAAACAAGCTtgagattttatatttaatttaaaagctTTTTCCTAAATCTTTagaaattcaaaattatctagTAAATTATTCATGGATAAGTCATTCATTTCCAATTACAAATCAGAGAAGGATTTAGGTGTAAGATGGATTACGggaataatatatgtataaaaaataaaatcttttatcaAGTAATCATCATGAATTACATacaatatagattttttttaatctttatatacAAAAGTAAATAACATATATTCATGTAAACAATCTAATATATGCATTAGTTATTTTATTGAAAGGTAAccctttaaatatatatatatatatatattgtatgtaAAGAATGTTATCAACATGATAGATTGTGCAACAtagtatttaattataataaaagaaaacattataaatatcatttataatattaggtaaatatatgaaaacaaaatgaaatatttttgtaaaatataattacaaagttatatcatgaaaaaaaaacgattttttcaataattaattttgttaagaGTTAATTCATTAgaatatttataacaaaatgaagaatcctaataaaatagaaatagaaaacaCAAACCAATAACAACAAAAGTAAAAGAAACTGAAATAGAAGGTTCAAAATCCGTcaataaaatgtataatataaaattctaatgTAATTACTCTCCAAAGAAGGAAGGATGTGCTtgctaatatataataaaagttcatGTTCAGTCTGTCTTACTACACCAAAAATATAGCTAGCAGCATTCATAAGGAGGGGAAAGGGGAAATGTTTAGTTAGGACGATGATGACCAAAACCACAAACACGCACTGTTTTCCTATTGGATGAACCAGAttgattcatcttcttcttcaaacaaccaaaaaacaaaaatgaattaTGGGAGTCTGGTTTCAACTGTGTGTACTACTTACCTCAGCTTAGAGATGCTTCTCTACAAACTCCTGTAATCTATCACAGTAACTTCATCATCCGGAGCATCCAGATCTTGATAACTGCACGTTATATCAAATTACCAAAGTGTCAActacaagaagaagaagaggaaaaaCACTTTGAGATTTTGTTATGACAAGAAAAACACTTGCCTACGCAATCTGCGAGGATCCTGACGGAATGAAGGAGGCAGGGCAATTATTGGGGACGGACCAGACGGAccattattattgttattattatttctacCATTATTAACTCCATATGGCggtccaccaccaccaccttgTTCTCTCATCATCCTCATTGCAACTTCAGGTGGTGCAGGGACAAAGGGACCAAGTGGGCTGTATGAATGTAtgtataaaacatattaattaatccTCCCCATTTATCCATCTACATTACATACATACATCTTTTCAGGAGGACTTTAAACATATATTACTTACCCAGCACCAGGAATAGGCATAAGTACAGGGGGTGGGGGATGACCATCCGAAGGGAAAGCAGCCGAACCGTCGTTATTTAATCCTCCTCCTGATGAtgaatcaaacatcatttcatcttGTTTtccacctccaccaccaccaccatgaTGGTCTTGGTTCTCAAACTCCATTTGATTCCCTCTATCATCTCTTAACCTGTGTTCCATACCTAGCCTTCGCCTTTGCTGTTGTGGCCTCTCCCTCTGAacatacatattattaaaaGGCTAAGTAATTATCTCTTTCCTTTTTCATATATATCcatcttcataaaaaaaaaagagattatCTATCTTACTGGTTTTGGCTGCTGCATAATTGGGGTCCCACCAGGTGCATCTGGGTCActgaaatataaacaaataaataattccaGGAATCAATCAACCAAGCAAGCAATCAGCATATATGAAAAACTTATGAAATCAAATGTTTCTTCTTCATTAAAACATTACTTCATGTAGTTCTCGCGAAAGAAATCTTCTCTAAGTTTATTTGTCAGCTCTCCCACAAGATCAATATGCTTCAACTTCAAATGCTTATAGACAAACTCCGCAGCATGAAACAGCTTTGTGCACCCCTTAGCTCCACACCCATACTTCCACCCATATTTCTCATCTCTAATTTTACGGACACTGGGATCCAGAAGATTAGTAGCAGCTGCATCCAACTTTTCTCTACAAGCCCTTACCTCCAATGGATCCTGACCCTTTAACCTCTCTTGCCAGTGAGAATCAATTTTCTTCTCCCACTCCGACCCATTAGGAGCAGCAGCATCAGAGCTCTTTCCATCCTGTCTTACATGACGAAGACCCTTCGCTTCACTAGACTCAACCAATCCATAATAATCCACACCATGTATACGCCATAGGTATGTTAAAAGGGTATCTAGTAGTTCAATGCCCTCAAGACCCTTAACAGATGCCAAACTTCGTACTATAACAACCGGCCCACTTGAACTACCACTAGATTTGTCAGCCCTTGAAAGTATATTTCCATCAATCTTTTTCTCCGAGTCAAGTTTTTTTACAAGTTCTAGCCCTTGTTCAATGTCAATTATGATCCTTCTGGGATCAGAGCTAATTGCGTGAGCTTTTGGAGCTGATGAAATTAAATCATCGTCTTTGGACAATACTCTACCATGCCTCGTGCGCTTGCCGCCATCATCAACTTCATTATCAGCATTAGGTTCACTTGTTTGTTCTGGTCCGGTTGCAGGTGTAGCTTTGACACCAGGATTTCTGTTTTAAAAAAGACAAAAGTAGTAACTGTCATTGTCAAACATCCCATTAGAAAGAACTGGACTAAATTGCAAGTGCATATGAATCATCAAAGCATACAGATCCAAAGTTCCACTCTGCAAATCGTTTAAgaaatcttctgcagccttccTTGCACGCTCATTTCGCCTACAAGACAATAATTTATGCAGGAAAAATGGTTACCTCatcaaccaaataaaaatagCAGTGCAGCAAAAAGACcctattattaaataaatatttcaaaacgCATACATAACACTGACTATGATACACACCTTTCTATCGCGGCGGGTAAATTTGTTGGATGATATTTATCCTTAAACCTGCATGAACATAATGTTCCATTAGTGACAGAAGATATCACatacataatttttctttttcttaggATTAGAGTTTATTTCCTAGAAGAAGCTTGCGATGATATATACATAATCgcataataaaaagataaatgtaCCATTCTTCATCTTTATGAGCATCAAAATAAGTTTGTTTCTGTGTTGTAATATACTCTGACTTGTATTCTTGATATCTGCCAACAAAAGGTCATGATCAATCTCAGGATtgcaaaaggaaaaaaaatatggagAAAACCCAAAAAGAAACCATTTGAAAAACCTAACCAAAGTGACTCATCACTGAGAACTTAAAGGCTAAAGCTGTAAGATCTCCATTGTACCTGCGTTCAGCCTCTGAAGGTAGAATGTCATCTTCCAATTCCTGAATAAACTGCTTATAAGACATCAGGCCTTGTCTGTAAAAGTGAAACAAAAAACAAATGCTTAAGAAAGCTGATACAAATGAAACATGCAGATCCAAAGAGTGTCGGTTCTGGACATAGACTTTTACACAAACAGGTCTAATTCATGAATGAACAGAACCTCCAACTTTAAGATTAACGTGCTTGTAATGTCTACCTATGGGCATTATCCATGTTTCCACCATCATTATAGTCGCCATGGTCTGCATCCCAATCTGTAAAGGAACACACAATCAAGTTTAGATATAATTGCATCCACAACTAAGATATGGTATCACAAGTGATTTATCCATAAAGAAAAATGGAGATTCATAAAATCCAGACAACAAGAAATCCCAGGATCATCATGATACCTACCAGATATGCGTCCGAAGTGTTGACCACGTGGCCTATCATTGCCATAATTAAGTCTGCCTCCCATATCTCGCTCATTCCCATAATCATTTCCAAACCTACATGTCATCGATATGAACTCTTTAGATGTATTTATGAAACTGACAGAATGAAGATATCGGAGTAGGCACACTATCTTCTTTGGAGAATTATCCTAACTGAAGCTCGTATAATGATAtgtaatagaaaataaaaattagatgaATTGCAAAAGCAGGCTGACATCATATCCAGGTGGAATAAACAAACTAAGCATGCTGACTGTTTGTTTATTGcctttattttcaataattaacaCACTAAAAATGAGATATATCATACACTCCAGATTGATTCTGAGTGGAAGTATAAGCAGGACTAGCATTAGATTATTGAATTTACATTCCATACATCATGGTTTGTTTGAAGTAGACTGTAAATAGGGTATTCATGAATGAACATATTCTAAACAATTATCTCAAACTGCAATCAGTAGATCAATTGAAATTTgaagaaaaggaaaataaatcaGGGGTATGGCTACGTGTTGGAACCTTTTGCAAACATCGCTATCCTAATGGTGATTCCATAAATTCTTCATATTCTAGGTTATTTGTATCACA
It encodes the following:
- the LOC124923980 gene encoding protein WHAT'S THIS FACTOR 9, mitochondrial → MATLVDRSRFFNFLHILRPYNYQQKLNLVNVKLKWVKDTILDSVVSNEKDLMATSTLISILSSYLNKHAPIYHLTRHRGLLDLPYDLKVSSFIRRYPSIFNEFHLPDSAGTPVPWFQLTQSAIDLHQEELNIFQQSKDDILHRLVKLLMLTKERTLPLQTINQLRWDIGLPYDYKDSFIPLHPQLLSFINLPDDRVGLRLLLWDDKLAISEFEKTEGLSFPVKFTRGFGLKRKCMAWLDEWQRLDYTSPYVDSSHLDPRTDISEKRNVGVFHELLHLTLSKQTQRKNVSNLRKPLSLPFKFTKVFERHPGIFYISRKGGTQTVVLREGYDCGEAVDKHPMVDVREKYARLMQKGFLDRSKGLYKKGVSSKTQLNEEEEEEDQSKFNREIGFLSN
- the LOC124923978 gene encoding serrate RNA effector molecule-like, with product MAEVDNTPADNLDDRRDLKEDKPSTENDSSSLLPPPKRRGDRDSRERKDEKDLDRYPPRRPGGDYYDRNRSPPPRHPIRDRDYKRRLSASPPPPYRDRRHSPPPRRSSPLPPFKRSRRDDGGYDRRGSPRGGYGHGNRRFGNDYGNERDMGGRLNYGNDRPRGQHFGRISDWDADHGDYNDGGNMDNAHRQGLMSYKQFIQELEDDILPSEAERRYQEYKSEYITTQKQTYFDAHKDEEWFKDKYHPTNLPAAIERRNERARKAAEDFLNDLQSGTLDLNPGVKATPATGPEQTSEPNADNEVDDGGKRTRHGRVLSKDDDLISSAPKAHAISSDPRRIIIDIEQGLELVKKLDSEKKIDGNILSRADKSSGSSSGPVVIVRSLASVKGLEGIELLDTLLTYLWRIHGVDYYGLVESSEAKGLRHVRQDGKSSDAAAPNGSEWEKKIDSHWQERLKGQDPLEVRACREKLDAAATNLLDPSVRKIRDEKYGWKYGCGAKGCTKLFHAAEFVYKHLKLKHIDLVGELTNKLREDFFRENYMNDPDAPGGTPIMQQPKPRERPQQQRRRLGMEHRLRDDRGNQMEFENQDHHGGGGGGGKQDEMMFDSSSGGGLNNDGSAAFPSDGHPPPPVLMPIPGAGPLGPFVPAPPEVAMRMMREQGGGGGPPYGVNNGRNNNNNNNGPSGPSPIIALPPSFRQDPRRLRSYQDLDAPDDEVTVIDYRSL